The DNA sequence GAAGGCATGGGTGGTTGGTGAGACAGTGGCTCCCGACTCTTCTCATGGTGGTTTCTACGTGGCTTCAGCCACACCTCATGGCCCTGTCGCGTCGTGCCCTGCGTGGCAGCTGAGGCCAGTCCCTGTTCTgtagatgaggaagaggaagccaCGCAGACTGGGCTCGGTACCCCCAGCCCGtgctcttcccacctccccagactcttgctccctccccctgctcaccggtgctgtcagctcagactgCACCTTCTCTCGAAGTCTGTCCCCACCAGTGCTGGCCTTTGAGCCTGCTCGGTGGATGGTAAATGAAACGGAAAATGGGGTGGGAGGATCTTATGGGAACAAGACTGTGGCTGGGAATCTGTATTTCAGAGCCCAGGAATGACAATGCAGAGGATACTGCCTTGGTACTGGGACATGGCAAGGAAGGGCCCGGATGGGACAGTGTCAGGGACTTTACCCATTGCTGGGCTTAAATTCTGGCTTCCAGCgtcctgtccttcctccccaaTAGCAGCTGTGACCGTGGAGACTTGCCCTCTCCGAGGCCTGCTCAGCTGCCTTCCAGACGCGTCTACTGGCTGGCCCAGCCTGGCCACCACGTCTAGCAGCAGCTCATCGTCCAGTGGCCTTCCTGGAGCCGGGGGACAGGGCAGTCCCCTCCCCATCAGTGAGTGTGACCCAGCAGGGGCAGGGCTCTGACCCTGGAGTCAGGGAGACTGGACTCTGTGCCCTCTGTTATCTCTAGGACTCAATTTCCCTTGTTGTTAAAGGGGGCAGGCTCCCCAGAGAATGGGACAAGGTTCCCTATCTGTAGACCAAAGAGCAGGTGTGATTCTCAGTCCCTGAGCAGCCTCTGTCCCAGCCCTGCTTGTGGTGCTCTGTGTGCTCATGCGCAGTCAGCTGAGGGCAGTGTCTAACATGCAAGCCCATTGGTAAGGGGACACCTGTGTGCACCTGATCAGAGTCTCAGACCTTCCCCCCgctgagagcagaggagggtgaGGGTAGCCACTAGAATTCCTCTGGAGTCtcattctattttcaaaaattcttgCCAATTTTGCATTTGTCAGAATAGCtggtttttaaagtattttaaatgaagaGGGACTAAAATTGACACCCTTGAAAAGCAGACCCCATTTAGCCTGTGACTTTAGGTGTCATCTGGCAGATTTGCTCTGGGCGTCCATGTGCTCAGACTTGAGAAGCAGGAGGGCAAGATTGTGTCCTGCGTGTCAAGGCTGCTGGAGCGACTTACTGAGCCAAAGTGAGAGGCTGGAATTGGGGGGTTCCAGGTTATTCAGGGGAAGCCGTGTTGGTGCTTACAATGACaccagaaggaaacagaggcagacTCCTAGGACAAGCACGCAGGAGCTGGCCCTGCTGCAAATCCAAGTTTCTAGTGCTTGGCCGCTCCCCAGGGATTTGAGGTGCTGAGAGGTCTGTTCTGTGGGGACCAATCTGGGTCGGTTCCTCAGGACCAGGAGCCAGGGCTAGAAAgacctttctgtctctcctgttACAGACACTGCTGACAAACCAAGATCTACAGAGAAGGAAGGCTCCGAAGCCCCAGGTGGGGAGCCCAGCCCTCCCACCTGTAGCCCCAGCAGGAAGAAGGGTCACCGGAAACAGGAGAGAGGGCCCATGGGGACAGGTGAGAGGCTGGCTTTGCAGAGAGTGGGGTCTGCCCCGGagctgagtggggaagggcaatGGAGGCACGTTTGGCTCACACACGCGTGTCAGGTGGCTTTCTCATCTCAGCCCCCTGACCACCCTACACAGCAGGTGTTGTCCCTGCTCTCACAGACCTTCTGAAGGCCACCATCAGAGCTGCACTGACCTTGGCTGGTCTTGTAGGTGCCGTGGGAATCTCTCCTGGGAGCAGCCCCTTGCAAGGCCTTATCAACTGCCTGAAGGAGATCCTTGTGCCTGGGCCCCAGCACCCTGAGGTGTCCCCACGCTCACTGCCTCCTGTCCCCGGCCGGGACACCTCTCAGCTAACCAGAGCAGAGCTGGGGCCTGGGAGCCCGCCCTGGGGAGGTGAGTCCCCCGGGGACCTGTCTCCTCAGGTCAAGGTTTCGGAAGCCCCCGAATTGCCTTTCGGTAGCTCTTTCTCCGAGTAGCAATGTCTTCCCAAAGGATTGTTCCCAACGTGGCTGCTCCAGTGTCCTCAGTGTCCTCGTTCTGGAGCCAGGCGGCTTTCTTGGGAGAACGGCATTTGGTCAGCTTGTAGGCAGAAACTCAAAAACAGACTCGGCCCTAGATCCGTGTGTGTTTTTTCACCCGTCTTAATACGGGACCCCTGAGGAGGAGCCGTGGCTGTCACTTCACATTGACACTAAGTGCGTGTTTGGAGGGGCTTGGGGGATTGGGCGGTGTGGCGGGGGCGGGAGCGCCGGCCCGGCGTCTGACGCCTGGTGGCTGTGAAGACTGTGCCCGGCCCCTGAAGCCCTTGAGCCTcggcttccccatctgtaaaaggggacaACCGTCCCCTCCTTCGGGGGCTGTTGTGAGGCCCCGGTATGGTGACGGACTGGTGTTTGCTTGTGAGAAGCTGGGTCCGGAGATGCCAGCTCGGCTCGGGGCCCAGGGAGCCACGTGCAGGTCGCAGCCTGTCAGCTCGCTTCCTGCCGCCGCTACCTGCGGTGACGCCGCGTGCCCTGCCTCCGTGCCGCGCCCGTGcgtcttccctccctccagccgGCCAGTTCAGGGAGGCGTGAAGGCAGGCGTTTTTAAACCGAGCACCGAGCACCGAGCTACCGAGCTGATGGCGGCCTGTGCAAATCTGAATGAGCCGCGAGAACACCCACATCTCTAGATTCCTGGCCCTGAACCCTTTTAACGGCTTACCTGGGTCGGCTGCTTTTGGCTGTGCGTCGTGACCGGGCCCAGGGTGAAAGTATGTTCCTTTTTCCTGTAGTGAAGTCAGAGGCAGCTTCCGGGGACTGTCCCCTCCAGGGTCTGCTGAACTGCCTGAAGGAGATCCCCGAGACCCCGCACGGGCGTCCCAGCTCCTCCGGCGTGCAGGAGGATCCAGGGGCCTACAGGAGGAGTTCGGGAGGTAAAGGCCACTGGCCGGGCAGGGAGGGCCCCAGGACGCCGtccatttcctttccccactCCGAGCAGGGTTCCACAGCCAGGCCCTCAGGCCCCGGCCTCTGCATGTAGGTGGGGGTCACCGCACGTTGGGGGCGATCCCTGTCATGTCGGCTCGGCAGGTCAGAGGCACTTCATCGGTCCGTGATCACCATCCAGCGTGGCTGTGAGAGTAGGGCTGAAAGCtccagaagggaggaagggggcatAGGGAGGGGTAGGAGGCTGAGAACAGAAGACACGGCTCTGGCTCCCCGTAGACACTTGGGGCATAGTTTTGAATTGGGCGTTGCCCTCGTGTTCGCGTGGGCTGGGGTAGCGTTTCCACTCACTGTAGCTCACTGGTACTCAGGAGCTTCTCAGACTATTGGGAAAGTCGAATTGAGACGGGCTTGCTGGCCTTGGAGTAAAGACCTGATTTGGTGCCGCCGGAGGAGGCTGATGTGGCTTTCCTCAGTAGAACCCCCTGGAGGCGGCACCCCAGAGGGGCCAGGGGCAGGATGGGAGCGCGAGTCAGCGCGTGTCAGTCCGTGAACAGTGACCGCTTTGGAGCCAGAGACTGCTGTAGAGGCCAGGGGCCTCGGGAGCCCCGTCCCACCCCTACAGGGGCCTCGTGCGGGCTTCCCACAGGGCCCAGGCCCCCCCAGACCCCTCCTCCCGGCCCTGGTCCAGGAGCTGGCGGCGTGCCCCCTGTGGTGAAGACAGAGGACAGCCGGGCCCAGAGCCCCCCAGTGCCTGCGTCCTGTCAGCCCGGCAAGTGGACCCACAGCCCCTCTGCCACCAGCAGCCAGGGGAGCAGTGGAGACACCAGAGGGGTCCAGGTGCCCAGCTGGGGCCCCGTAGCTCAAGGTGAGGCCTGGGGGCATCTGCTCGAATCCTCTCCAGTGGGATTCTCAGCCCCACCAACAAGGTTCTGCCCACCCACAGAAGAGGGAGCAGGTCCAGGCCAccggggaggaaggagggaccaCGCCGTCCTTCTCTGGCAGTGACTCCCCTCTCTTAACCCACATCCTTCTCAATCCGGGCGCCCGCCCTGGAGCCTTCCCGTTGTAAGGAGCCTTCCGTTGTTAGGACTTTCGTTTTGCAGAGGTTCCCTGCCTGCCAGGAAGCTGGCCCCTATGTACTAGCGggtctctccaccccacccctgggccTGGGGTACAGATTGTGTCCTTCCCGTGTAGGAACAGAGAACAAATCAAAGTCCCCCGCAGGGTGTCCTGCCTGGCAGGCCCCCATGCCTGGTGCAGGACTTGTCACCCCTGCAGAAGGCAGGTTGGGGCAGCCAGCCTGGGGCCGGGCCAGGGGAGTGTGCCCGAGATGGTGATAGGGCCGTCTCCCCTGTCCCAGCCGGCAGTGCCTCGAGCTCGCCCCTGGAAGCCCTGGAGGCCTGTCTGAAGGGCATTCCCCTGAGTGGGTCGTTACCTCCCCAGCCGCCGGCCACCTCTGGGTTCCGGAGCCCTCAGCCGGGAGATCCCGGGTCTCAGAGGCCCGAGCTGCAGCCCCGAAGATCACACAGTGAAGGTAGACGGGGCCCTGGGCACAGGGTGGCATTTGTCCCTGCGCATGGCATAGGGGGACACTGAGGACGTCGTTAGGTCCCCCACTCCTCATCCTGGGCCATGAGGTGCATGCCCTTCTCTAGCTCCCTTACTGATGCCTGCCCCCAAGCACTTCCTGAATGTGGGGGAAACCAGTTCAACTCTTCCTGCACACTGCCTCCTCTGAGAGCTCTGGCTTACCTTCTAGTCCCAGGAGACCAACAGTTGGGTTCCCATGGGTTTTTTAACCAGAGCCGTGAGCCCCCAGCCTACTGGGAGATCCTGTGGGGTAGGTCTCCTGGTGCCCACCCAGGGCCCCGGGGACCTCATGCCCAGTGGCTTTCTCATGATGTCAGCTGTGCTGTTTCCTGCAGAGGTGGCTATGGGGCCTCTTCTGGCTCTGAGTCTGCAGGGCTATGTGAGaggcagccctgccctcccctcaggTCCCCACAGCACCCCTACCAGCTTCTCCTCATCCAGCAGCACCGATGGGGACCTGGATTTCCAGAGCCCAGGGGGCAGCCAGGGGCGTCAGCCTGGAAAAGGTGAGCCGCCGGGCCTGCGGCCGTCAGTCCTGGGAAAGGGTGGGCTCTTCCCCTGCCCACATCGTCTGACCCGGCCAAGTCCGACCGCCCTACCCAGTGTCTGGAGCAGAGCTGGGGATGTTGAGGCAGGAGCAAACCCAGGACTTATtacagggtgggaggaggagaatgggggatggggggttgaggggtggggaggggagtatCCATTTTAACGACTAGGCTCAGAAGGGGCAGGACGATATCTAAggtctcttaaaaaatagaaaagggtcTCCTTTAGTGTCAAATTCTCCCTTGTCCCAGCCACAAAGAAATGCCTATGATATCAAACTGACCTCtgacttaggaaaaaaaagttcagaggTTCAGGTTCATGTAAAACCACCTTAAGGAGTTTCTGTGGTGACCTGTGTCTGTCCTAGGTCCCCGCACGGGGAGGCATCCACTGTGAGCTGTCACACCTCTTTGGAACCTTGCAGGACTCTGTGGGGTCCCCTCTTGGCCTTTATACCCACTTGAATAGTCCAAGCACTGCCCTGTCCGCACTCGGTCCCCCTTTGCTCACCTCATGTGTTGTCTGTGGAAAGCCTAGAGCTGCCCCAGGACTCTGGGCCAGGCTAGCTGGGGCCCGCAGATCACCACTGGGGGCTCCAGTGTCCACGGCAGCCCAGATTCCTGCATCCTGCCACGGTCAGCTGCTGGTGTGGGGGCTTTTTCCTCCCCAAATGCAGCCAACTTctctttttaacgtttagtttttattttttattgattttattttatatttatttatttattttattttttaaatgtttatttagttttgagagagagagacagagtgtgagtagaggaggggcagagaaagagagagggagacacagaatccaaagcaggctccaggctccgagctgtcagcacagagcccgacgtggggcttgaactcacaaactgagatcatgacctgagccgaagccggacgcttaaccgactgagccacccaggcgccccaacttttagtttttaataggTAATCACAGGGTTTTCGTTCAAAAGCTAAAACAGGTTGTGTAGGAGAGAtgatgcctccccaccccccaccctcccgggTCACCACTGCTGTGAGTTCTCCCCTTCCGGGGCGTCCCGTGCGTGGCCAAGCTGCTTGTTCCCTCACACAGGTGGTAGCCCGCTCTACACAGCTCCCCCgcctcattttttgttttaccGTTTGCCTTTGGCACCTTCCTGAACTTTCTCTGCATGTTTCTTGGACACTAGCCGCACCCTGTTCCTCTGAACCACCGGACAGTGTCGGTCACAGGGCTTGGCGCGTTGCTTGTTTGGGCAGCCTCTCTCGGGGCACCTTGTTTTCTAAGAAACCGAAACTGCAGGAGAGGCCGTGCTGCCTTTTGGAAgctcccagcccagctctgcaGCTCCCTCTGTGGCTCTGGAACTCAGGAGAACCGCATTCGGAGCTGCTGTTGTTGAACTTTGCTGTTCCAGCACCACACGGCGGCCCAGAGCTCTGGtaccctctctttctttgtgccTGGCCTGGCCCAGTGTCTGCAGACGCCTTCAGGAAAGAGCGTGGCCATGGCGGCAGCTCCCGTAGATAAGGGCCTTTCCTTTTCTGGACTTTTGGCCCATCCACTTCCTTCCAACGCAAATGCGTTATTTGCGATGTATTTGAGTTTTTTCCCAAGTTGTGACTGCACTGGTGTTGGCCTTGTCAACCTGCTGCGTCATGTCCGGAGGCGAGGGCACGCGTTTTCCTCCGCGTAGTGGAGGGGGCCTCATGGCGTTCGGTCCTCACGGCTGTCTGTGGGCGAAGCAGCATGATGGCCTCCCTTGCCAGGGTGGAGCAGGGTGTTGTGAGGGAGCCTGGCCTGTGCCTGTGGCTCATCTTCCGGCTCAGACAGCTTGGCCTCTTCCAGGGCCAGCCCAAGCAGGCCGGCCCAGAGCTGGGACTGACACGTGTTTGGGACCAGGTGCCTGGCGCGACCGGTCCAGCGCTCCGTGCCGCCTCCCCGGGGCCCCAGCTGCCCCGCACACAAGGGCATAGCCAGGCTCCCGGGGTTCACAGAGACTGAGCTCTGACCATCCAGGATTGCAAATGTTGGGTTTTCGCAGGAAGCCCAGTGGGAAGCTCCCCGCTCCAGGGCCTGGAGAACTGTCTCAGAGAGATACCTGTGCCCAGGCCACAGTCAGCCTCGTCCTGGTCCTCAGCGGGGGACAGGGGGCCACAGAGAGCGGAGCCCAAGAACTGGACGGCAGACAAGGAAGGTAAAGCATGGCCACCCTGGTGTCTGAGAGCAGGGCAAGGCGACTCACACACTGCCAACCCCCGCCCTGCGTCCCCACGCGGCCGGCAGGCCCACTTCCAGCCCCGAGACAAGATGCTCTGGGGATGGCCCTGGCGGGGGCTTCTGTGAGGCCAGAAAGCCAAATAGCGCTGCCAGGATCTGAGTGTGGGCGCAGTCAGGGCGGGATACCCAGCCCCACCACGCGCTACTCTGGGTCCAGGCCTGCTCTTTCCATCCTGGCTGTGCCGGCCCTGCCCGCCTTCAGCTGTCCAGAACACTCGCTGAGCTGTGGGGCCCTCAGGAGTCCAGGTGGCTGGGTCTGGGGATGAAGAGGTCCTGGAAGGTTTGGGCGGCTCCTGGGAGCATCTGGAGGCCTGGTGTGTGTCCCACACCTGGAGCTCGTGTACCCGAGAAGCCAACGGCGGCAGAAACTATTCTCTGTCCAGTAACTTCTTTGTCTCAACGCCCCATGGGGCTGACAGGCCCTTTGGCTTCTCATTGAAACAGGGCTGAGGGGTGAGGCCTGTGAGCCAGCCCATCTGGGACAGAGTCAGGGGGAAACACCCACCAGGAGCTTCCGGCTGGCCAGCCCACAGGCGCTGACCTCTAGCAGCGTCCCCATCTGTTACCAGCGAGGACTCAAAGACCACGGGGCCACCAGGCCGGGACCGTGGCGGTGGCTCCAAGATGGTGAGCTGACATCTCCCTCTGTGTTTAGTGGCAGCCCTTCCCTCCAGATAAAATCCTCCACGAGGGACTagatttccccttccctctcctctgttccttcCATCTCCCGCCACTGCCCCGGCCGCGTGCTCCACCCCACAAGCTGCGTGCTAGAGCAGGTGGGCCTTCCCCAACCTCCCTCCAGCTGTTGGCTGGAGCATCCGAGGTGTGCTGAAAGAAGACTGTGACCCAGGTCGCTGAAAGGAAGGCAGGAGAATGGTTTTTATGCAGCCATTGGGTTTCTCTGGGAGAGGACTGGTCATTTCCTTTATTGCAGAGATTGCCTGGGGCCAAGGGGGGCGGGTCTCCCTCCTCTGGTGCCGCTGCTCCTTTGCACTTACAGCAGTGTTCCCTCCGAGCCCGGCCAGAGTGGGCTGGCAGGGTCTGACTTGTTTGGCTCAGTGTGGTATTTCTAAATATTCCCAGCAGAAAAGAActggcttggggtggggggtgaggttCCTGGGGACATAACTGAGTCTCTGCTCTGGACCGCTGGTCCTGAGTGGGGTGCAGGTAGGTGCAGGCCTGGCTGGAAGCAGGGACGTGAGACTCCGGGAAGGTCCCCCGCTGGCTTTCTGGGGCAGCCCGGCCAGGCTCGGCCTCGCTTCTGTCCGCCTGCCAGCAGGAGTGGGAGCTGTTCAGCGTCTACCCGCGCTCGTGTGGGGCCGTCAGCTGAGCTGGAGGGGGACTTAGCCTGTTCGCTAAGGTAGAGGGTCCTCCTGAGTGTTCTTTTGTTGTCATGGCCCAGGGGCAGCCACGAAGCCCTCCCCACTCCATTGCCTGGAGAACTCCCTGAAGGGGATCTTGCCCGGGAGGCCCTTGCACTTTGCCTGCTTGGCAGgccccggctccggctccggctccagCCCGGgcctcagccccagccctggctccGGCTCCAGCTCCAGCCTCAGCAGCTCGGAGGGAGAAGAGCTGTGGCAGCTGCTTCCACAGGGTGAGCTTGGTGGGGGGGACAAGGAGAGGCCAGGGAGCCAGGCCCAGCGGGCACAGCCTCCGCCCTGACCCCTGCTTTGGTTGTGTTGCCAGAGAGGGACCGCCTTCCGAGCTGCAGGGGTCCTGGCCCCCTGTCCCCACGCCCCGGCGGCGCCCCTACAGGCGGCAGCCTGGGTGAAGGCCCACGGAGAGCAGAGCCCGGGGCCCCCTACGGCCTCCATGCAGGTGAGCCTGGGGTCTCCTGAGAGGGGCCTGGATCCCCATATTGCCTGACTCTTACCAGGAAGTTCTCTACTTTTGTCATGCTTGAGTTCCCCGTCAGCTGAGCTGCgtctgagagaggagggagggcccAGGGCCTAGGATTGTTAAACGAGTGTGTTTAATTAGGAAGCCTGGCAGTGAACTTAGTCCGTATACATTCCATACGTGTAATACATACACAGTATACGCACTGATAACGTCTCTATGTACACATTACTGCTGTGTTGGTCCGAGCCTACCCGCGGTGCCGCTCTCAGCAAGGAAGCCTGAGGCGCCCACCCAGCCCCGACTCATAGGCAGCCAGCCCCACGGATGTTTACCCAACGGGCCTGTCCCCTGTGGTTCTTCTGTCATAGGATGCATGTCAGCAAAAACCATCAGGGAACTTGGAGGGACGGGATCTATTACTCACGGGCCCTGCAGGGTGCACAGTAGGCCTGAGGGGCGCACAGTGTGGCCGCAggtagagagggaaaggagaacagTGTG is a window from the Leopardus geoffroyi isolate Oge1 chromosome A2, O.geoffroyi_Oge1_pat1.0, whole genome shotgun sequence genome containing:
- the KRBA1 gene encoding protein KRBA1 isoform X4, producing the protein MARQVSVAFQDLAVRFSEDEWQLLGEGQRALYQDVMRENYETLLSLGTAELLPLSAFLSPTEPAGTMEGRSYTGEGQEPPQGGGPLGGAPPHSLHLTALVQLVKEIPEFLFGEVNPESESGGAGLDGERASPEAAVTVETCPLRGLLSCLPDASTGWPSLATTSSSSSSSSGLPGAGGQGSPLPINTADKPRSTEKEGSEAPGGEPSPPTCSPSRKKGHRKQERGPMGTGAVGISPGSSPLQGLINCLKEILVPGPQHPEVSPRSLPPVPGRDTSQLTRAELGPGSPPWGVKSEAASGDCPLQGLLNCLKEIPETPHGRPSSSGVQEDPGAYRRSSGGAGGVPPVVKTEDSRAQSPPVPASCQPGKWTHSPSATSSQGSSGDTRGVQVPSWGPVAQAGSASSSPLEALEACLKGIPLSGSLPPQPPATSGFRSPQPGDPGSQRPELQPRRSHSEEVAMGPLLALSLQGYVRGSPALPSGPHSTPTSFSSSSSTDGDLDFQSPGGSQGRQPGKGSPVGSSPLQGLENCLREIPVPRPQSASSWSSAGDRGPQRAEPKNWTADKEGLRGEACEPAHLGQSQGETPTRSFRLASPQALTSSSVPICYQRGLKDHGATRPGPWRWLQDGAATKPSPLHCLENSLKGILPGRPLHFACLAGPGSGSGSSPGLSPSPGSGSSSSLSSSEGEELWQLLPQERDRLPSCRGPGPLSPRPGGAPTGGSLGEGPRRAEPGAPYGLHAAGRAEEKTGGRCQLPWREVYSEIPGRPGPLGSSGGGGAAVNPCPAPQLEKRPGPGPCQPLGSAHGPLSWKPRVSDESRGLGPANGRPSVAARTQGKPLPRGLPEPPPVAAIPPALPQTPPQPCPCGSSLQQELRGLGAALSEKLDRLATALAGLSQEVATMRTQVDRLGRRPRGPGPKCQASWPWALSRGPRWASGPAHRHLPYGRQKGPARPKPKILRGQVEGCRAGDASGLSCRRFRPVPQLPPDTPTAEPSGPDCSPSQQPLSSACSCHTVVTAHAPLGHAGGPQSAPSSSVPPAGPPQVACPTASVDTEPPCVAALPSGTRGRPKDPGSLMVGVQRALGEELWGGGCRALRWGAPSHLLHQLSPAEGSSTLAASPRCRPAPSSCSSPAFPASGP
- the KRBA1 gene encoding protein KRBA1 isoform X5; the encoded protein is MARQVSVAFQDLAVRFSEDEWQLLGEGQRALYQDVMRENYETLLSLGTAELLPLSAFLSPTEPAGTMEGRSYTGEGQEPPQGGGPLGGAPPHSLHLTALVQLVKEIPEFLFGEVNPESESGGAGLDGERASPEAAVTVETCPLRGLLSCLPDASTGWPSLATTSSSSSSSSGLPGAGGQGSPLPINTADKPRSTEKEGSEAPGGEPSPPTCSPSRKKGHRKQERGPMGTGAVGISPGSSPLQGLINCLKEILVPGPQHPEVSPRSLPPVPGRDTSQLTRAELGPGSPPWGVKSEAASGDCPLQGLLNCLKEIPETPHGRPSSSGVQEDPGAYRRSSGGPRPPQTPPPGPGPGAGGVPPVVKTEDSRAQSPPVPASCQPGKWTHSPSATSSQGSSGDTRGVQVPSWGPVAQAGSASSSPLEALEACLKGIPLSGSLPPQPPATSGFRSPQPGDPGSQRPELQPRRSHSEAAPMGTWISRAQGAARGVSLEKEAQWEAPRSRAWRTVSERYLCPGHSQPRPGPQRGTGGHRERSPRTGRQTRKALWLLIETGLRGEACEPAHLGQSQGETPTRSFRLASPQALTSSSVPICYQRGLKDHGATRPGPWRWLQDGAATKPSPLHCLENSLKGILPGRPLHFACLAGPGSGSGSSPGLSPSPGSGSSSSLSSSEGEELWQLLPQERDRLPSCRGPGPLSPRPGGAPTGGSLGEGPRRAEPGAPYGLHAAGRAEEKTGGRCQLPWREVYSEIPGRPGPLGSSGGGGAAVNPCPAPQLEKRPGPGPCQPLGSAHGPLSWKPRVSDESRGLGPANGRPSVAARTQGKPLPRGLPEPPPVAAIPPALPQTPPQPCPCGSSLQQELRGLGAALSEKLDRLATALAGLSQEVATMRTQVDRLGRRPRGPGPKCQASWPWALSRGPRWASGPAHRHLPYGRQKGPARPKPKILRGQVEGCRAGDASGLSCRRFRPVPQLPPDTPTAEPSGPDCSPSQQPLSSACSCHTVVTAHAPLGHAGGPQSAPSSSVPPAGPPQVACPTASVDTEPPCVAALPSGTRGRPKDPGSLMVGVQRALGEELWGGGCRALRWGAPSHLLHQLSPAEGSSTLAASPRCRPAPSSCSSPAFPASGP
- the KRBA1 gene encoding protein KRBA1 isoform X6, which translates into the protein MARQVSVAFQDLAVRFSEDEWQLLGEGQRALYQDVMRENYETLLSLGTAELLPLSAFLSPTEPAGTMEGRSYTGEGQEPPQGGGPLGGAPPHSLHLTALVQLVKEIPEFLFGEVNPESESGGAGLDGERASPEAAVTVETCPLRGLLSCLPDASTGWPSLATTSSSSSSSSGLPGAGGQGSPLPINTADKPRSTEKEGSEAPGGEPSPPTCSPSRKKGHRKQERGPMGTGAVGISPGSSPLQGLINCLKEILVPGPQHPEVSPRSLPPVPGRDTSQLTRAELGPGSPPWGVKSEAASGDCPLQGLLNCLKEIPETPHGRPSSSGVQEDPGAYRRSSGGPRPPQTPPPGPGPGAGGVPPVVKTEDSRAQSPPVPASCQPGKWTHSPSATSSQGSSGDTRGVQVPSWGPVAQAGSASSSPLEALEACLKGIPLSGSLPPQPPATSGFRSPQPGDPGSQRPELQPRRSHSEAPMGTWISRAQGAARGVSLEKEAQWEAPRSRAWRTVSERYLCPGHSQPRPGPQRGTGGHRERSPRTGRQTRKALWLLIETGLRGEACEPAHLGQSQGETPTRSFRLASPQALTSSSVPICYQRGLKDHGATRPGPWRWLQDGAATKPSPLHCLENSLKGILPGRPLHFACLAGPGSGSGSSPGLSPSPGSGSSSSLSSSEGEELWQLLPQERDRLPSCRGPGPLSPRPGGAPTGGSLGEGPRRAEPGAPYGLHAAGRAEEKTGGRCQLPWREVYSEIPGRPGPLGSSGGGGAAVNPCPAPQLEKRPGPGPCQPLGSAHGPLSWKPRVSDESRGLGPANGRPSVAARTQGKPLPRGLPEPPPVAAIPPALPQTPPQPCPCGSSLQQELRGLGAALSEKLDRLATALAGLSQEVATMRTQVDRLGRRPRGPGPKCQASWPWALSRGPRWASGPAHRHLPYGRQKGPARPKPKILRGQVEGCRAGDASGLSCRRFRPVPQLPPDTPTAEPSGPDCSPSQQPLSSACSCHTVVTAHAPLGHAGGPQSAPSSSVPPAGPPQVACPTASVDTEPPCVAALPSGTRGRPKDPGSLMVGVQRALGEELWGGGCRALRWGAPSHLLHQLSPAEGSSTLAASPRCRPAPSSCSSPAFPASGP
- the KRBA1 gene encoding protein KRBA1 isoform X2, producing MARQVSVAFQDLAVRFSEDEWQLLGEGQRALYQDVMRENYETLLSLGTAELLPLSAFLSPTEPAGTMEGRSYTGEGQEPPQGGGPLGGAPPHSLHLTALVQLVKEIPEFLFGEVNPESESGGAGLDGERASPEAVTVETCPLRGLLSCLPDASTGWPSLATTSSSSSSSSGLPGAGGQGSPLPINTADKPRSTEKEGSEAPGGEPSPPTCSPSRKKGHRKQERGPMGTGAVGISPGSSPLQGLINCLKEILVPGPQHPEVSPRSLPPVPGRDTSQLTRAELGPGSPPWGVKSEAASGDCPLQGLLNCLKEIPETPHGRPSSSGVQEDPGAYRRSSGGPRPPQTPPPGPGPGAGGVPPVVKTEDSRAQSPPVPASCQPGKWTHSPSATSSQGSSGDTRGVQVPSWGPVAQAGSASSSPLEALEACLKGIPLSGSLPPQPPATSGFRSPQPGDPGSQRPELQPRRSHSEEVAMGPLLALSLQGYVRGSPALPSGPHSTPTSFSSSSSTDGDLDFQSPGGSQGRQPGKGSPVGSSPLQGLENCLREIPVPRPQSASSWSSAGDRGPQRAEPKNWTADKEGLRGEACEPAHLGQSQGETPTRSFRLASPQALTSSSVPICYQRGLKDHGATRPGPWRWLQDGAATKPSPLHCLENSLKGILPGRPLHFACLAGPGSGSGSSPGLSPSPGSGSSSSLSSSEGEELWQLLPQERDRLPSCRGPGPLSPRPGGAPTGGSLGEGPRRAEPGAPYGLHAAGRAEEKTGGRCQLPWREVYSEIPGRPGPLGSSGGGGAAVNPCPAPQLEKRPGPGPCQPLGSAHGPLSWKPRVSDESRGLGPANGRPSVAARTQGKPLPRGLPEPPPVAAIPPALPQTPPQPCPCGSSLQQELRGLGAALSEKLDRLATALAGLSQEVATMRTQVDRLGRRPRGPGPKCQASWPWALSRGPRWASGPAHRHLPYGRQKGPARPKPKILRGQVEGCRAGDASGLSCRRFRPVPQLPPDTPTAEPSGPDCSPSQQPLSSACSCHTVVTAHAPLGHAGGPQSAPSSSVPPAGPPQVACPTASVDTEPPCVAALPSGTRGRPKDPGSLMVGVQRALGEELWGGGCRALRWGAPSHLLHQLSPAEGSSTLAASPRCRPAPSSCSSPAFPASGP